The following are encoded in a window of Sutcliffiella horikoshii genomic DNA:
- a CDS encoding MerR family transcriptional regulator, producing the protein MTQEDPSLKERKVISIGTVRDLTGLSERQIRYYEERKLIFPARSGSGIRKYSFSDVERLMEIANQMEEGVQTHEIRREWKKKEKENENWKKQMLKGQIQAHFKQNRN; encoded by the coding sequence ATGACACAGGAAGATCCATCTTTGAAAGAGAGAAAAGTCATTTCAATTGGCACGGTACGCGATCTTACTGGTTTATCAGAAAGACAGATTAGATATTACGAGGAAAGAAAGTTAATCTTTCCTGCCAGATCAGGCTCGGGCATTCGCAAGTATTCCTTCTCTGATGTCGAAAGGCTGATGGAAATTGCCAATCAGATGGAAGAAGGCGTCCAGACTCATGAAATACGCAGAGAGTGGAAAAAGAAAGAAAAAGAGAATGAAAATTGGAAAAAACAAATGTTAAAAGGGCAAATACAAGCGCATTTTAAACAAAATAGAAACTAA
- a CDS encoding protein-glutamine gamma-glutamyltransferase, whose amino-acid sequence MIVINGESITESTLSNLEGLEKTIFQRLLNDSEVYSYDSMEELRFEIALRNNIVASAALMAQGEARFETFAGSQGNPAYWNITETGGFLLREDVNPSDAITDILENSQFYAYECATAILILYYHAILNTIGPKLFNEYFQDLLLYSWHFDSDLVMQSVYTYYTIPGDVVYFKNPDFNPLTYWWRGENAVVMGDDLYFGHGLGIKDEAYIIEFLNGTRKLDATKPAYLSDYVARPSFTHLAKLFSQQNRRTKHQHPVIIHRKNSISLDRYLFYLYRSYLPNQ is encoded by the coding sequence ATGATTGTCATAAACGGAGAATCAATTACAGAAAGTACTCTTTCTAATCTAGAAGGTCTTGAAAAGACCATTTTTCAACGCTTACTTAATGATTCAGAGGTATATTCTTATGATTCTATGGAGGAATTAAGATTTGAGATAGCCTTACGGAATAATATTGTAGCAAGTGCCGCATTAATGGCACAAGGAGAAGCACGCTTTGAAACGTTTGCTGGTTCACAAGGCAACCCTGCTTATTGGAATATAACGGAGACTGGCGGCTTTTTATTACGAGAAGATGTCAATCCATCAGATGCCATAACCGATATTCTTGAAAACAGTCAATTTTATGCGTATGAGTGCGCAACTGCCATCCTTATTCTCTATTATCACGCCATCTTAAATACAATCGGGCCTAAACTTTTTAATGAATACTTTCAAGACTTGTTACTTTACAGCTGGCATTTTGATTCAGATCTTGTCATGCAATCTGTCTACACTTACTATACGATTCCTGGTGATGTTGTTTACTTTAAAAACCCTGATTTCAATCCACTGACCTATTGGTGGAGAGGTGAGAATGCCGTGGTGATGGGTGACGATTTGTATTTTGGGCACGGACTTGGAATAAAAGATGAAGCCTATATCATTGAGTTTTTGAATGGCACCAGAAAATTAGATGCTACTAAGCCCGCTTATCTGAGTGATTATGTTGCCCGCCCATCTTTTACACATTTGGCAAAGTTATTTTCGCAACAAAATAGACGAACCAAACACCAACATCCTGTCATTATCCACCGCAAGAATTCCATTTCCCTCGATCGGTATTTGTTCTACTTGTATCGATCTTACCTTCCTAATCAATAA
- a CDS encoding Fur-regulated basic protein FbpA codes for MAKILNKAIKDAKEYYITKLVNAGFFMNHSVLSTYTLSELKKEYTNLIEKGRR; via the coding sequence ATGGCAAAGATACTAAACAAGGCTATCAAGGATGCCAAAGAGTATTATATAACCAAACTTGTTAATGCGGGTTTTTTCATGAATCATAGTGTTCTTTCCACCTACACGTTAAGTGAATTGAAAAAAGAATATACGAATTTAATTGAAAAAGGGAGGAGATAA
- the msrA gene encoding peptide-methionine (S)-S-oxide reductase MsrA: MMNKLEKATFAGGCFWCMVKPFDEQDGIEEVVSGYTGGHKENPTYKEVCSETTGHYEAVQITFNPEIFPYEKLLDVFWSQIDPTDAGGQFHDRGDSYRTAIFYHSNEQKEIAEKSKQDLNQSERFKDPIVTEILPAKPFYAAEEYHQDYYKKNPFRYKMYQAGSGRAAFIKDHWKKDKSEDLKKKLTPMQYEVTQNNGTEPPFKNEFWNHTEEGIYVDIVSGEPLFSSLDKYDAGCGWPSFTKPINKEQVKEEMDVSHRMVRTEVRSKEGDSHLGHVFEDGPVDKGGLRYCINSAALRFIPVSQIEQEGYGEYKKLFS; encoded by the coding sequence ATGATGAATAAATTAGAGAAAGCAACGTTTGCCGGAGGTTGCTTTTGGTGTATGGTTAAACCTTTTGACGAACAGGATGGAATAGAAGAAGTAGTCTCGGGCTACACAGGTGGACATAAAGAAAATCCTACTTATAAAGAGGTTTGTTCGGAGACGACAGGCCATTATGAAGCGGTACAAATTACGTTCAATCCTGAAATATTCCCGTATGAAAAATTACTAGACGTTTTCTGGAGCCAAATTGATCCCACAGATGCAGGTGGCCAATTCCACGACCGTGGAGATTCGTATCGTACCGCCATTTTCTATCATTCCAATGAACAAAAAGAAATCGCAGAAAAATCCAAGCAAGACTTAAACCAAAGTGAGAGATTTAAAGATCCAATCGTAACAGAAATACTTCCTGCCAAACCATTCTATGCAGCGGAAGAGTATCACCAAGATTATTACAAGAAAAATCCTTTCCGCTACAAGATGTATCAAGCAGGATCTGGGAGGGCGGCATTTATTAAAGACCATTGGAAAAAAGATAAAAGTGAAGACTTGAAAAAGAAGCTAACCCCTATGCAGTATGAGGTTACACAGAATAACGGCACGGAACCACCTTTTAAAAATGAGTTCTGGAATCATACAGAAGAAGGAATCTACGTTGACATAGTTTCAGGGGAGCCATTATTCTCTTCTCTTGATAAATATGATGCGGGTTGCGGTTGGCCAAGCTTTACCAAGCCGATAAACAAAGAACAAGTAAAAGAAGAGATGGATGTAAGTCACAGAATGGTACGGACGGAAGTTAGAAGCAAAGAGGGAGATTCGCATCTTGGTCATGTGTTTGAGGACGGTCCTGTAGACAAAGGCGGTTTAAGGTATTGCATTAACTCTGCTGCCCTAAGATTCATCCCTGTGAGCCAAATTGAACAAGAGGGTTATGGAGAATACAAAAAGTTATTTTCATAA
- a CDS encoding CobW family GTP-binding protein encodes MSKKVEVYILAGFLGSGKTTLLTQMLQQEQAENRKVAVVMNELGKVSIDSDSIPDETPLSELFDGCICCTIQEKLESTMQGLLLDKDLDAIYIETTGAAHPIEVLDTVLSPIFANKFSEARIITLLDVLRWKDRDNLSIQVKQLIREQVKHADMLILNKTDLVSESEVSNIVFELQSINPHASTLLTTYAKIPENSWKRTKQIEKGSHSSAHVKDSLHLKTFVYQFSNKIDLDEFEDWLRNLPDSVYRIKGYLTFDHSNSIYLFQYSYGTPLYLKELVKVPLNLVIIGENLDVELLKEQLQSLDKNKQ; translated from the coding sequence ATGAGCAAAAAAGTTGAAGTTTATATATTAGCAGGGTTTCTTGGGAGTGGGAAGACTACCCTTTTGACTCAAATGCTGCAACAGGAACAAGCGGAAAATAGAAAAGTGGCGGTGGTAATGAACGAGCTTGGCAAAGTCTCCATCGATTCCGATTCCATACCGGACGAAACCCCACTGTCTGAATTATTTGACGGCTGTATATGTTGTACGATTCAGGAAAAATTGGAATCCACTATGCAGGGGCTTTTACTAGATAAAGATTTGGATGCCATTTACATAGAGACGACAGGTGCGGCACACCCAATAGAAGTGCTGGACACAGTTCTTTCCCCTATTTTCGCTAACAAATTTTCTGAAGCTCGTATAATCACCCTTTTAGATGTCTTGCGATGGAAAGATCGTGACAACCTTTCTATTCAAGTAAAACAGTTGATAAGAGAACAAGTGAAACATGCAGATATGCTTATTTTAAATAAGACGGATTTAGTAAGTGAATCAGAAGTTTCGAACATTGTGTTTGAATTACAATCCATCAATCCACATGCTTCCACACTGCTAACTACCTATGCTAAAATTCCGGAAAACAGCTGGAAGCGAACGAAACAGATAGAAAAAGGAAGTCATTCTAGTGCACATGTGAAGGATTCTCTTCATTTGAAAACATTCGTGTATCAATTTTCCAATAAAATAGACTTAGATGAGTTTGAAGACTGGCTTAGAAACCTACCTGACTCCGTTTACCGCATCAAAGGGTATCTTACTTTCGATCATTCAAACAGTATTTATTTGTTTCAATATTCTTATGGCACTCCACTGTATTTAAAAGAGTTGGTTAAAGTTCCATTGAATCTTGTCATTATTGGTGAAAACTTGGACGTAGAGTTATTAAAGGAACAATTACAGTCCTTAGATAAAAATAAGCAATAA